The sequence below is a genomic window from Arthrobacter sp. U41.
CGGAAGCCGCCAAGGTGTTCGAGACGGCGCTCGGCATCGAGGGACTGAAACGCCAGTGGGGTGTCCACGCGGCCGGCGTCATCATGTCCTCCGACCCCATCATTGACGTCATCCCCGTCATGCGCCGCTTCCAGGACGGCCAGGTCATCACGCAGTTCGACTACCCGACTTCCGAAGGCCTCGGCCTGATCAAGATGGACTTCCTGGGCCTGCGGAACCTGACGATCATTTCCGATGCCCTGGAAAACATCAAAATGAACCGCGGCGAGGACCTTGACCTGGAGGCCCTTGCCCTGGACGACGTGGCGTCCTACGAGCTGCTTGCCCGCGGCGACACCCTCGGCGTGTTCCAGCTCGACGGCGGCCCGATGCGGTCACTGCTGAAGCTGATGAAACCTGACAACTTCGAAGACATTTCCGCCGTCCTGGCCCTCTACCGGCCCGGACCCATGGGTGCCAACGCGCACACCGACTACGCCCTGCGCAAAAACAAAATCCAGGACGTCATCCCGATCCACCCGGAGCTCGAGGAACCGCTCTCCGAGATCCTCGGCGGCACCTACGGCCTGATCGTGTACCAGGAGCAGGTCATGGCCGTGGCGCAGAAGCTCGCCGGCTACACCTTGGGCCAGGCCGACATCCTGCGCCGCGCGATGGGCAAAAAGAAGAAATCGGAACTGGACAAGCAGTTCGCCGGTTTCTCCCAGGGCATGCAGGACAACGGCTACTCGATGGCCGCGGTCAAGACCCTCTGGGACATCCTGCTCCCGTTCTCCGACTACGCCTTCAACAAGGCGCACTCGGCCGCGTACGGCGTGATCTCCTACTGGACCGCCTACCTCAAGGCGCACTACGCGCCGGAGTACATGGCGGCCCTGCTCACCAGCGTCGGCGACGACAAGGACAAATCGGCGATCTACCTCAACGAATGCCGGCGGATGGGCATCACCGTGCTCCCTCCGGACGTCAACGAGTCAGCGCTGAACTTCACCCCGGTCGGAACCGATATCCGCTTCGGCATGGGCGCCATCCGCAACGTCGGCGTCAACGCCGTCGAGGCCATGGTCGCGGCGCGGGAAAAGGAAGGCGCCTACACGTCGTTCAAGGACTACCTGGTGAAAGTCCCGGCAGTGGTGTGCAACAAGCGCACCATCGAGTCGCTGATCAAGGCCGGCGCCTTCGACTCGCTCAATCACCACCGGCGCGCCCTGGCGATGATCCACGAAGAAGCCATCGACTCGGTCATCACCCTCAAGCGCAACGAGGCGATCGGCCAGTTCGACCTTTTCGCCGGTTTCGACGAAGCCGAATCCGAGGCATCCCTCAGCATCGAAATCCCGGACCTGCCCGAGTGGGAAAAAAAGGACAAACTCTCCTTCGAACGGGACATGCTGGGCCTGTACGTCTCGGACCACCCGCTGCAGGGCCTCGAAGGGGTCCTGAGCCAGCACGCCGACCAGTCCATCACCACGCTCATCGCCGAGGACGGCCCGCACGACGGCGCCATCGTTACCATCGCGGGCATGATCACCTCACTGAGCCGGCGGATCGCGAAAGCCAGTGGCAACGCGTACGCCCGCGCGGAGATCGAGGACCTCGGCGGGTCCGTCGAGGTCATGTTCTTCGGCCAGGTCTACGGCCCCATCGCCTCGGTGCTGGCGGAAGACCTCATCGTGGTGGTCAAGGGACGGCTGCAGCGCCGGGACGACGGCGCCGTCGCGCTGAACTGCATGGAACTCTCCGTCCCTGACCTCAGTGAGGGCCTGAACGGCCCGCTGGTGATCACCATGCAGACCCACAAGGCGACCGAAGCCGTCGTGACCGAGCTCGGCGACGTGCTCCGGACCCACCGCGGCAAGTCCGAGGTCCGGGTGCACCTGCAGGGCGACTCCCGGGTGGAGATCATGGGCCTGCCCGTCCATCTGCGGGTGAACCCCAGCCCCTCCCTGTTCGGGGACCTCAAGGTGCTTCTCGGCCCGACCTGCCTGGACAACTAGGCAGGGCCGCGCCGGCGCTGCCCCGGTGAGGTGTCAGATCTCGTAGTCCAGCGGCACGGGCTGGCCGTAGCTGCCCGCGCGGTAGAGCAGCGGGGCGCCGTCCGCGCCCACTTCACCCTCGACGACCTCGACCACCACCACGGCGTTGTTCTCGAAGGAGAGCCGCATCTGGACCTTGCCGATCAGCCAGCCGGCCACGTCGTTCAGGATCGGCACCTCGTGGGGCCCGAGTTCCCAGTGGTCGCCCTCAAAGCGGTTGCTGGTCCGGGCAAAGCGGTCGGCAAGCTCCTGGTTGTCCAGGCCCAGCATGTGGACGCCGATGTAGGTGGTGTTGGCCACGGCCGGCCAGGAGCTGGAGGTGCGGGCCATGTTGAAGGTGAACCGGGGCGGTTTCGCCGAGAGCGACGCCACGGACGTCGCCGTGAAGCCGAAGGGGACACCGTTCAAGTTGGCGGTGATGATGGCAACGCCGGCCGCGTGCCGGCGGAACATCTCCCTGAAGGTTCCCTCGAAGGCTTGGTCCTCTGTGGCCACTGCGATCCAACTCCCTGCTGCACGTGTGTGATGTTCCTATCCTGCCAGCGTATGGCGCCGGCGATCGGCCGCGGTACTTGTTTACCCGGGCGCGTCATGTGCAG
It includes:
- the dnaE gene encoding DNA polymerase III subunit alpha, which encodes MTSSNDSFVHLHNHTEYSMLDGAARLSELFDETERLGMPALATTDHGYLFGAFDFWKRATDQGIKPIIGVEAYVTPGTARTDKTRVRWGEENQRKDDISGGGAYTHMTLLSYNNVGMRNLFRASSIASLDSVFGKWPRLDRELLNTYSEGLIATTGCPSGEVQTRLRLGQYREAVEAAAEFRDIFGAENYFCELMDHGLDIERRVTGDLLRLAKELNLPLVATNDLHYTHEHDAKAHEALLAIQSGSTLLEPTYDNGGSRFAFSGSGYYLKSPQEMRELFRDHPEACDNTLLIAERCEVSFNTGANYMPRFPCPEGEDETSWLVKEVDKGLRYRYPQGIPDKVRTQADYELGVITSMGFPGYFLVVADFINWAKNNGIRVGPGRGSGAGSMVAYAMRITDLDPLHHGLIFERFLNPDRVSMPDFDVDFDDRRRSEVIDYVTRKYGDERVAMIVTYGTIKTKQALKDSSRVLGYPFSMGEQLTKALPPAVMAKDIPLADIQNKDSKRYSEAADFRQLIATDPEAAKVFETALGIEGLKRQWGVHAAGVIMSSDPIIDVIPVMRRFQDGQVITQFDYPTSEGLGLIKMDFLGLRNLTIISDALENIKMNRGEDLDLEALALDDVASYELLARGDTLGVFQLDGGPMRSLLKLMKPDNFEDISAVLALYRPGPMGANAHTDYALRKNKIQDVIPIHPELEEPLSEILGGTYGLIVYQEQVMAVAQKLAGYTLGQADILRRAMGKKKKSELDKQFAGFSQGMQDNGYSMAAVKTLWDILLPFSDYAFNKAHSAAYGVISYWTAYLKAHYAPEYMAALLTSVGDDKDKSAIYLNECRRMGITVLPPDVNESALNFTPVGTDIRFGMGAIRNVGVNAVEAMVAAREKEGAYTSFKDYLVKVPAVVCNKRTIESLIKAGAFDSLNHHRRALAMIHEEAIDSVITLKRNEAIGQFDLFAGFDEAESEASLSIEIPDLPEWEKKDKLSFERDMLGLYVSDHPLQGLEGVLSQHADQSITTLIAEDGPHDGAIVTIAGMITSLSRRIAKASGNAYARAEIEDLGGSVEVMFFGQVYGPIASVLAEDLIVVVKGRLQRRDDGAVALNCMELSVPDLSEGLNGPLVITMQTHKATEAVVTELGDVLRTHRGKSEVRVHLQGDSRVEIMGLPVHLRVNPSPSLFGDLKVLLGPTCLDN
- a CDS encoding flavin reductase family protein; its protein translation is MFRRHAAGVAIITANLNGVPFGFTATSVASLSAKPPRFTFNMARTSSSWPAVANTTYIGVHMLGLDNQELADRFARTSNRFEGDHWELGPHEVPILNDVAGWLIGKVQMRLSFENNAVVVVEVVEGEVGADGAPLLYRAGSYGQPVPLDYEI